The Actinobacillus equuli genome includes a window with the following:
- a CDS encoding heavy-metal-associated domain-containing protein has product MSITLKLDGLHCGNCVKSVEKALNAVEGVTKATVTLDPQQAVVEGSATAEALITAVDDIGFEAEVI; this is encoded by the coding sequence ATGAGTATTACTTTAAAACTTGACGGCTTACATTGCGGTAACTGCGTAAAAAGCGTGGAAAAAGCGCTTAATGCCGTGGAAGGTGTAACCAAAGCGACCGTAACTTTAGATCCACAACAAGCGGTTGTGGAAGGTTCCGCTACCGCCGAAGCCCTTATCACAGCCGTTGATGACATTGGCTTTGAGGCTGAAGTAATCTAA
- a CDS encoding Cu(I)-responsive transcriptional regulator: protein MNISQAAEHSGLSAKQIRDYEKAGLLPQAARSSSGYRVYSAADLERLHFISNARKVGFSLVQISELLKLNDDPHRTSREVKQLTEQHIEELQQKIADLQQMLSLLKSWSKSCCGNDSPECSILSGLKR from the coding sequence ATGAATATCAGTCAAGCTGCGGAGCATTCCGGATTATCGGCTAAGCAAATTCGCGATTATGAAAAAGCCGGTTTACTGCCACAGGCAGCCCGTTCAAGTAGTGGCTATCGAGTTTATTCGGCGGCGGATTTAGAACGTTTACATTTTATCAGTAATGCACGTAAGGTCGGATTTTCTTTAGTGCAGATCAGCGAGTTACTAAAGCTAAATGATGATCCGCATCGCACCAGTCGAGAAGTGAAACAGCTTACCGAGCAACATATTGAAGAGCTTCAGCAGAAAATTGCTGATTTACAACAAATGCTTTCTTTACTGAAAAGTTGGAGTAAGTCTTGCTGTGGCAATGATAGCCCGGAATGCTCGATATTAAGCGGTCTAAAACGCTAA
- the pstS gene encoding phosphate ABC transporter substrate-binding protein PstS encodes MLLVKATKKCVVIGLSLGVMASSYAETITGAGASFPYPIYAKWASLYEKETGNKVNYQSIGSGGGQQQIIAKTIDFGASDDPMKAELLEQHKLLQFPVIIGGTVPVVNLPEFKAGELRLSGTVLADIFLGKITKWNDPAIKALNASLNLPDKNIIVVRRSDGSGTTFGWTNYLSKVSPEWKEKVGEGKSVKWPTGHGGKGNEGVAAYVKQLKYSIGYVEYAYAKQNNLAWASLQNQAGKFVQPSRDSFMAAAANAQWDKAKGMDIMLTNESGENSWPVTAASFILIHQQADNPAATKAVFDFFDWAFEKGKDAALELDYVPLPKNVVEKIQQKWHDQVKDKDGKAIR; translated from the coding sequence ATGTTATTGGTAAAAGCAACTAAAAAATGTGTAGTGATCGGGCTTTCATTAGGCGTAATGGCATCAAGTTATGCGGAAACGATTACCGGTGCGGGTGCTTCGTTCCCATATCCTATTTATGCGAAATGGGCTTCACTTTATGAAAAAGAAACGGGCAATAAAGTGAATTATCAATCTATTGGTTCCGGTGGCGGTCAGCAACAAATTATTGCAAAAACGATTGATTTCGGTGCATCGGATGACCCGATGAAAGCGGAATTATTGGAGCAACACAAGTTATTACAATTCCCGGTAATTATCGGCGGTACGGTACCGGTGGTGAATTTACCGGAATTTAAAGCGGGTGAATTGAGATTATCCGGTACGGTATTAGCGGATATTTTTCTTGGCAAAATTACCAAATGGAATGATCCGGCAATTAAAGCCTTAAACGCGTCGTTAAATTTACCGGATAAAAATATTATTGTGGTACGCCGTTCGGACGGTTCCGGTACGACATTCGGTTGGACCAACTATTTATCTAAGGTTTCGCCTGAATGGAAAGAAAAAGTCGGTGAAGGAAAATCGGTTAAATGGCCGACCGGTCACGGTGGTAAAGGTAATGAAGGTGTTGCCGCTTATGTGAAACAGCTTAAATATTCCATCGGTTATGTCGAATATGCTTATGCGAAACAAAATAATTTAGCCTGGGCTTCGTTACAAAACCAAGCGGGTAAATTTGTGCAACCGTCACGTGACAGTTTTATGGCTGCGGCTGCAAATGCGCAGTGGGATAAAGCAAAGGGAATGGACATTATGCTTACTAATGAAAGTGGTGAAAATTCATGGCCGGTGACGGCGGCAAGTTTTATCTTGATTCATCAACAAGCGGATAATCCGGCTGCAACCAAAGCAGTGTTTGATTTCTTCGATTGGGCATTTGAGAAAGGAAAAGATGCCGCACTAGAGTTGGATTATGTGCCGTTACCAAAGAATGTGGTGGAAAAAATTCAGCAAAAATGGCATGATCAAGTCAAAGATAAAGATGGCAAAGCGATTCGCTAA
- a CDS encoding porin yields the protein MKKSFLFIGLASTYSVESYAITVYERNDTTIHFSGEMNVVLDKQYYRTHHYLLNETLNESMNTNLSNNGSEIGVRVEYALSDTLDILARTEWNLNNYEQNPYGDKFGSLSTRRAYIGLEHQKYGQLSMGRQSLLANDISASDFDYFVGSSENVLTYSGKSVVRYDYTGIENLQLSANYHFSEKIDSFPGQQNHKLKNGVGLAGLYDIALNDRQALSIGAAYSSVNYLDQANQRASREGVQLSLIAFSENWIFGLDTGLRYRKQPNLFEYEKLFLIKSGFKYAYSEQGSFYTSYAYSIAKRKNLMTEEMIDRIVRKSAVLGTDYSLHQNVNAYLEAGYSYDLAYANGNKLEQGIEKIVASGLEIYW from the coding sequence ATGAAAAAGAGTTTTTTATTTATTGGTCTTGCTAGTACATATAGTGTAGAAAGTTACGCTATTACGGTTTATGAAAGGAATGATACAACGATCCATTTTAGTGGTGAAATGAATGTGGTGCTGGATAAACAATATTATCGAACACATCATTATTTGTTAAACGAAACGCTAAACGAATCAATGAATACGAACTTGTCAAATAATGGTTCGGAAATCGGGGTTAGAGTTGAATATGCCCTATCTGATACATTAGATATATTGGCACGTACTGAGTGGAATTTAAATAATTATGAACAAAATCCCTATGGAGACAAATTCGGTTCATTGAGCACACGCCGTGCTTATATCGGGCTAGAACACCAAAAATACGGACAATTAAGTATGGGTCGACAATCTTTGCTAGCGAATGATATTTCAGCGAGTGATTTCGATTATTTTGTCGGAAGTAGTGAAAACGTTTTAACTTACTCCGGTAAGTCGGTTGTTCGTTATGACTATACCGGTATAGAGAATTTGCAACTAAGTGCTAATTACCATTTTTCAGAAAAAATCGACAGTTTTCCCGGTCAACAGAACCATAAATTAAAAAACGGCGTTGGTTTGGCTGGTCTGTATGATATTGCATTAAATGACAGGCAGGCGCTTTCTATTGGAGCCGCTTATAGTTCTGTGAATTATCTTGACCAAGCGAACCAACGTGCATCTCGTGAAGGGGTTCAATTAAGTCTGATTGCGTTTTCGGAAAATTGGATATTCGGGCTGGATACCGGTTTACGGTATCGCAAACAACCGAATTTATTTGAGTATGAAAAATTATTTCTGATTAAATCCGGTTTTAAATATGCTTATTCGGAGCAAGGAAGTTTTTATACGAGCTATGCCTACAGTATCGCTAAACGTAAAAATCTGATGACGGAAGAAATGATTGATCGAATTGTTAGAAAGAGTGCCGTATTAGGAACGGATTATAGCTTGCATCAAAATGTGAACGCTTATTTAGAAGCCGGTTATAGCTATGATCTTGCCTATGCTAATGGCAATAAATTAGAACAAGGCATTGAGAAAATTGTTGCTTCCGGGTTAGAAATTTATTGGTAA
- the pstC gene encoding phosphate ABC transporter permease subunit PstC: MPNIHKPSCLNHPLAEGLFKHTTQFFAWLVFAMLAAILISLVIGSWESLTRFGLSFLWTNDWDPNNERYGAVVPVIGTLISALIALLIAVPISFGIAVFLTELAPEWLKRPISVAVEMLAAIPSIIYGMWGLFIFVPLFQEHIQPTLIELLGDLPLIGVLFSGAPFGIGLFTAGLVLAIMIIPYIASMMREVFGVVPPMLKESAYGLGSTTWEVVWKIILPYTKAGVVGSMMLGLGRALGETMAVTFVIGNAFNLPDSLFSPSASIASAIANEFNEATGLQKSALMELGLILFLITTVVLSISRLMILRMSKKEGNK; encoded by the coding sequence ATGCCTAATATTCATAAACCAAGCTGTTTAAATCATCCTTTAGCAGAAGGTTTGTTTAAACATACAACGCAATTTTTTGCTTGGCTTGTCTTTGCTATGTTAGCCGCCATTTTAATTTCATTAGTTATCGGTAGCTGGGAATCGTTAACTCGCTTTGGGCTAAGTTTCTTGTGGACAAACGATTGGGATCCGAATAATGAACGTTATGGTGCGGTTGTACCGGTTATCGGTACTTTAATTTCTGCATTAATTGCTTTATTGATTGCGGTACCAATTTCTTTTGGTATTGCAGTTTTTTTAACCGAACTTGCACCTGAATGGTTAAAACGTCCGATTAGTGTTGCGGTTGAAATGCTAGCTGCAATTCCTTCCATTATTTACGGTATGTGGGGCTTATTTATCTTCGTACCGCTTTTCCAAGAACATATCCAACCCACCTTAATTGAATTACTCGGCGATCTGCCACTTATCGGCGTACTGTTTTCCGGCGCACCTTTTGGTATAGGTCTGTTTACCGCAGGGCTTGTATTGGCAATTATGATTATTCCTTATATTGCTTCCATGATGCGAGAAGTATTTGGCGTTGTCCCGCCAATGTTGAAAGAGAGTGCTTACGGCTTAGGTTCAACCACTTGGGAAGTGGTTTGGAAAATCATTTTACCTTACACCAAAGCCGGTGTGGTCGGCAGTATGATGTTAGGACTCGGACGTGCATTGGGTGAAACGATGGCAGTCACTTTTGTTATCGGTAACGCATTTAATTTACCGGATTCACTCTTTTCACCGTCTGCTTCGATTGCATCCGCGATAGCGAATGAATTTAACGAAGCGACAGGCTTACAAAAATCGGCATTAATGGAATTAGGTTTAATCTTATTCTTAATAACTACGGTGGTACTCAGTATTTCTCGTTTAATGATTTTAAGAATGAGCAAAAAAGAGGGAAATAAATAA
- the pstA gene encoding phosphate ABC transporter permease PstA — protein MHRNKNGRFYRRKCINKIMLSVSFFAVGFGLFWLGWILFTLIQKGIPELSLTLFTLPTPAPNEVGGLSNAIIGSLMMLLFGTLIGTPIGILAGTYLAEYGRYSKLAKVTRFLNDILLSAPSIIIGLFIYAIYVSHVKHYSGWAGSFALALLVIPVVVRTTDSMLNLIPNNLREAAIALGCPQWRMITMVCYKAARSGIITGVLLAVARISGETAPLLFTALSNQFSSWDMNAPMANLPVVIYQYAASPFQDWNNLAWAGATLITGFVLCLNILTRIFFKQKQR, from the coding sequence ATGCATCGTAATAAAAATGGGCGTTTTTACCGCCGTAAATGCATTAATAAAATTATGCTTTCAGTATCTTTCTTTGCGGTTGGATTCGGGCTGTTTTGGTTAGGCTGGATTTTATTTACCTTAATTCAAAAAGGGATTCCGGAGCTTTCATTAACGCTATTTACCTTACCGACACCGGCACCGAATGAAGTAGGTGGTTTGAGTAATGCGATTATCGGCTCATTAATGATGTTGTTATTCGGAACTCTAATCGGCACGCCAATCGGCATTTTAGCCGGTACTTACTTAGCCGAATACGGACGTTATAGCAAATTAGCGAAAGTCACTCGCTTTCTGAATGATATTTTACTTTCTGCGCCGTCAATTATTATCGGTTTATTTATTTATGCGATTTACGTTTCGCACGTCAAACACTATTCAGGCTGGGCGGGCTCTTTTGCTTTGGCATTATTAGTGATTCCAGTGGTGGTGCGTACTACCGACAGCATGCTGAATTTAATTCCGAATAATTTACGTGAAGCGGCAATCGCATTAGGTTGCCCGCAATGGCGAATGATTACGATGGTTTGTTATAAAGCGGCACGTTCGGGGATTATTACCGGTGTGTTACTTGCAGTTGCTCGTATTTCGGGGGAAACCGCACCGCTTCTATTTACCGCACTTTCAAACCAATTCAGTTCGTGGGATATGAATGCTCCGATGGCAAACTTGCCGGTGGTGATCTATCAATATGCGGCAAGTCCGTTCCAAGATTGGAATAACCTTGCTTGGGCGGGCGCAACATTAATTACCGGGTTTGTGTTATGTCTTAATATTCTCACCCGTATCTTTTTTAAACAAAAACAACGATAA
- the pstB gene encoding phosphate ABC transporter ATP-binding protein PstB, translating into MSNELISLQDTKIAINHLDFFYGDFHALKNINLRIAKNKVTAFIGPSGCGKSTLLRTLNRMFEQYPNQKAQGEILFEGENLLTTETDIALIRARIGMVFQKPTPFPMSIYDNVAFGIRLFEKLPKSELNDRVEWALTKAALWNEVKNKLHQSGDSLSGGQQQRLCIARGIAVKPEVLLLDEPCSALDPISTMKIEELICELKHDYTVAIVTHNMQQAARCSDYTAYMYLGELIEFGETKQIFDKPKFQRTEDYIRGRMG; encoded by the coding sequence ATGAGTAACGAATTAATTTCACTGCAAGACACCAAAATTGCGATTAATCACTTAGATTTTTTCTATGGCGATTTCCATGCTTTAAAAAACATTAATTTACGCATTGCCAAAAATAAAGTTACCGCATTTATCGGCCCTTCAGGCTGTGGAAAATCGACTTTATTACGAACTTTAAACCGAATGTTCGAACAATATCCGAATCAAAAAGCACAAGGGGAAATCTTGTTTGAAGGTGAAAATTTGCTAACCACTGAAACCGATATTGCCTTAATCCGTGCCAGAATCGGTATGGTGTTCCAAAAACCGACACCGTTCCCAATGTCGATTTATGACAATGTGGCATTTGGTATTCGTTTGTTTGAAAAATTGCCGAAATCGGAATTAAATGACCGTGTAGAATGGGCATTGACCAAAGCGGCATTATGGAACGAAGTAAAAAACAAATTACATCAAAGTGGCGACAGTTTATCCGGCGGTCAGCAACAACGTTTGTGCATTGCGCGTGGTATTGCGGTCAAACCGGAAGTTTTGCTGTTAGATGAACCTTGTTCGGCACTCGATCCGATTTCCACCATGAAAATTGAAGAATTGATTTGTGAACTAAAACATGATTACACGGTGGCAATTGTTACCCATAATATGCAGCAGGCGGCTCGTTGCTCGGATTACACCGCTTATATGTATTTAGGCGAACTGATCGAATTTGGTGAAACCAAACAAATTTTCGATAAGCCGAAATTTCAGCGTACCGAAGATTATATTCGAGGTCGAATGGGTTAA
- the phoB gene encoding phosphate regulon transcriptional regulator PhoB, which produces MNEKILIVEDEKAIREMISLFLLQQNYQVIEAEDYHSAVKKLDEKPKLILLDWMLPGRSGIQFIQYLKKSEETAQIPILMLTARSSEDDCITCLNSGADDYVTKPFSPKVLIARIEALLRRTYQNNDVINIDDLILDQNAKRVTFQKKEISLSSTEYKLLHFFMTHPEKVYSREQLLDFVWGNDIYVEDRTVDSYIRRLRKSLEPCGFERYVQTVRGSGYRFSNHFRDN; this is translated from the coding sequence ATGAATGAGAAAATCTTGATTGTCGAAGATGAAAAAGCGATTCGAGAGATGATTTCACTGTTTTTATTACAGCAAAATTATCAAGTTATTGAAGCGGAAGACTATCATAGCGCAGTAAAAAAATTGGACGAAAAGCCTAAATTGATTTTACTCGACTGGATGTTGCCAGGACGCTCCGGTATCCAATTTATTCAATATCTAAAAAAATCGGAAGAGACCGCTCAAATTCCTATCTTAATGCTCACAGCACGCAGCTCAGAAGACGATTGCATTACTTGCCTTAATAGCGGTGCGGACGATTATGTGACTAAACCGTTTTCTCCCAAAGTATTGATTGCTCGTATTGAAGCCTTACTTAGACGTACCTATCAAAATAATGATGTGATTAATATTGATGATTTGATTTTGGATCAAAATGCCAAACGGGTTACCTTCCAGAAAAAAGAAATTAGTTTAAGTAGTACCGAATATAAATTATTACACTTCTTTATGACCCATCCGGAAAAAGTCTATAGCCGAGAACAATTATTGGATTTTGTGTGGGGTAATGATATTTATGTGGAAGACAGAACGGTCGATTCGTATATCCGCCGTTTAAGAAAAAGCTTGGAACCTTGTGGTTTTGAACGTTATGTGCAAACGGTACGTGGATCCGGCTATCGTTTTTCCAACCACTTTCGGGATAATTAA
- the phoR gene encoding phosphate regulon sensor histidine kinase PhoR → MKKVKLSFKHFFIETALAAAIAFLFGLFTWHFLTWFALILVLLLIWHHYNEQRLLHLIDPNRKSSRKVLTTWEHISQTVAFYQKRNRREKIKTLRLLSKLNKNIQYLPDAIIICHHDGTILWCNNVSQEMLNFYWDKKLEKSVFSVIFYEEFKKYFHQNKKNRPLVLMDRDERYIEFHLNDYDSESYLIIARDVTQMIRLLHSRQTFLTNMNHELRTPLTVLRGYLELLEGQAETELQQKSIQAMQSQAKRMGNLLDQLNLLAKIEISSSKEHYVVEMSAMILALQKNADFLKHSKQQIIFNITPNITVLGDENQLQSAVSNLIYNAVKHAGDGATIEVDWHWCNEGAEFSVRDNGVGIEETHLSHLTERFYRVDESRSNQTGGSGLGLAIVKYALEQHGSQLQIKSELGKGSQFSFIIKKSLLGETKNH, encoded by the coding sequence ATGAAAAAGGTTAAACTCTCTTTTAAACATTTCTTTATTGAAACGGCGTTAGCGGCGGCGATTGCGTTTTTATTCGGATTGTTTACGTGGCATTTCTTAACGTGGTTTGCACTGATTTTAGTCTTATTGCTCATTTGGCATCACTATAATGAACAGCGATTATTGCATTTAATCGACCCGAATCGTAAAAGTAGCCGAAAGGTTTTAACTACATGGGAACATATTTCACAAACGGTCGCTTTTTATCAAAAACGTAACCGCCGAGAAAAAATTAAAACGCTGCGATTACTCTCCAAATTGAACAAGAACATTCAATATTTACCGGATGCTATCATTATTTGTCATCATGATGGCACCATTTTGTGGTGCAATAACGTTTCGCAAGAAATGCTGAATTTCTATTGGGATAAAAAACTCGAAAAAAGCGTGTTTAGTGTGATTTTTTATGAAGAGTTTAAAAAGTATTTTCATCAAAATAAGAAAAATCGACCGCTTGTATTAATGGATCGAGATGAGCGATATATCGAATTTCATTTAAATGATTACGATAGCGAAAGTTATTTAATTATTGCACGTGACGTGACACAAATGATTCGTCTATTACATTCCCGACAAACCTTTTTAACCAATATGAATCACGAATTGCGTACGCCGCTGACCGTATTGCGAGGTTATTTGGAATTGTTGGAAGGACAGGCGGAAACCGAATTACAGCAGAAAAGTATTCAGGCGATGCAATCACAGGCTAAGCGGATGGGGAATTTATTGGATCAGCTGAATTTATTGGCAAAAATCGAAATCTCTTCCAGTAAAGAACATTATGTGGTTGAAATGTCGGCAATGATTTTGGCATTACAAAAAAATGCGGATTTTTTAAAACACAGTAAACAACAAATCATTTTTAATATTACACCGAATATTACCGTATTAGGCGATGAAAACCAGCTGCAAAGTGCGGTGTCTAACTTGATTTATAATGCAGTCAAACATGCCGGTGACGGTGCGACTATTGAAGTGGATTGGCATTGGTGTAATGAAGGGGCGGAGTTTAGCGTGCGAGATAACGGTGTTGGGATTGAAGAAACGCATTTATCGCATTTGACCGAGCGTTTTTACCGAGTGGACGAATCACGCAGTAACCAAACCGGTGGAAGCGGTTTAGGGCTGGCGATTGTGAAATATGCGTTGGAGCAACACGGTTCGCAATTACAAATCAAAAGTGAATTAGGTAAGGGGAGCCAGTTTAGTTTTATCATCAAAAAATCTTTACTTGGCGAAACAAAAAATCATTAA
- the parE gene encoding DNA topoisomerase IV subunit B, producing MSDKRYGADEITVLKDLEPVQLRPGMYTDTTRPNHLGQEVIDNSVDEALSGYASQIDVILHADNSLEVIDNGRGMPVDIHSTEKISGVELILTKLHAGGKFSNKNYTFSGGLHGVGISVVNALSQRVEIKIKRNGEIYTIAFENGVKVEELTVIGSCPKKQTGTTVRFYPNPKYFDSPRFSVSRLRHLLRAKAVLCPKLTINFVDHINNNSETWYYEDGLSDYLSEALKEFECLPNPPFIGDVTTETEAVSWALTWLPEGGELLAESYVNLIPTAQGGTHVNGLRNGLLKAMVEFCEIHNLLPKSVKLTADDVWNRCAYVLSLKIQEPQFAGQTKERLSSRQASSYVDSTIKDAFSLWLNQNVQTGKLIAEMAISSAQSRLRAAKKVVRKKLVSGPALPGKLADCTSQDLSRTELFLVEGDSAGGSAKQARDKDYQAILPLRGKILNTWEVSSDQVLASQEVHDIAVALGIDPDNDNLDELRYGKVCILADADSDGLHIATLLCALFLRHFPNLVKNGHVYVAMPPLYRIDIGKDEVHYALDEAEKEAILARLAKKKGKPNVQRFKGLGEMNPSQLRETTMDPSTRRLVQLTLDELDTTEENEPNTFEIMDMLLAKKRAEDRKQWLQNRGDEAELSV from the coding sequence ATGTCTGATAAACGCTACGGTGCTGATGAAATTACCGTTTTAAAAGATCTTGAACCCGTCCAACTTCGTCCCGGAATGTACACCGATACCACCCGTCCGAACCATTTAGGGCAAGAAGTCATCGATAACAGTGTCGATGAAGCGCTATCCGGCTATGCTTCTCAAATTGATGTGATTCTCCATGCGGATAATTCGTTGGAAGTGATTGATAACGGCCGAGGAATGCCGGTGGATATTCACTCTACCGAAAAAATTTCCGGCGTGGAATTAATTCTCACAAAGCTACACGCAGGCGGTAAGTTTTCTAATAAAAACTACACGTTCTCAGGCGGCTTGCACGGGGTGGGTATCTCGGTGGTAAACGCCCTTTCGCAACGTGTAGAAATCAAAATTAAGCGTAACGGTGAAATTTATACGATTGCCTTTGAAAACGGGGTAAAAGTAGAAGAATTAACTGTAATTGGCAGTTGTCCGAAAAAACAAACCGGTACTACCGTTCGTTTCTATCCGAATCCAAAATACTTTGATTCGCCGAGATTTTCGGTAAGTCGTTTACGCCACTTATTACGTGCCAAAGCGGTACTTTGTCCGAAATTAACTATCAACTTTGTTGACCATATCAATAACAATAGCGAAACCTGGTATTACGAAGACGGTTTATCCGATTATTTAAGCGAAGCGTTAAAAGAATTCGAATGTTTGCCGAATCCACCGTTTATTGGCGATGTCACCACTGAAACCGAAGCGGTAAGTTGGGCGTTAACTTGGTTGCCGGAAGGGGGCGAGTTATTGGCGGAGAGTTATGTGAACTTGATTCCGACCGCACAAGGCGGTACGCACGTAAACGGTTTACGTAACGGCTTGTTAAAAGCAATGGTGGAATTTTGTGAAATTCATAATTTATTGCCGAAGAGCGTTAAATTAACTGCTGATGACGTGTGGAATCGCTGTGCCTATGTGCTTTCGTTAAAAATTCAAGAACCGCAATTTGCTGGACAAACCAAAGAGCGTCTTTCGTCTCGCCAGGCTTCCAGTTATGTGGATAGCACAATCAAAGATGCGTTCAGTTTATGGCTAAACCAAAACGTGCAAACCGGTAAATTGATTGCCGAAATGGCGATTTCATCGGCGCAAAGTCGTTTACGTGCGGCGAAAAAAGTGGTGCGTAAAAAGTTAGTGAGCGGCCCTGCGTTGCCGGGCAAATTAGCCGATTGTACTTCGCAAGATTTAAGTCGTACCGAGCTGTTCTTAGTGGAAGGGGATTCTGCGGGCGGTTCGGCAAAACAAGCGCGTGATAAAGATTATCAAGCGATTTTGCCGTTACGAGGTAAAATTCTGAATACTTGGGAAGTGTCTTCCGATCAAGTACTTGCTTCGCAAGAAGTTCACGATATTGCGGTAGCACTTGGGATCGATCCGGACAACGATAATTTGGATGAATTGCGTTACGGTAAGGTATGTATTCTTGCCGATGCGGATTCGGACGGTTTACATATTGCGACTTTATTATGTGCATTGTTCTTGCGCCATTTCCCGAATTTAGTCAAAAACGGTCACGTTTATGTGGCAATGCCACCACTTTATCGTATTGATATCGGTAAAGACGAAGTACATTACGCCCTTGATGAAGCGGAAAAAGAAGCGATTTTAGCTCGCCTAGCTAAGAAAAAAGGTAAGCCGAATGTACAACGTTTTAAAGGTTTAGGTGAGATGAATCCAAGCCAATTACGTGAAACCACAATGGATCCGAGTACGCGTCGTTTAGTGCAACTGACATTGGATGAGTTGGATACAACCGAAGAAAACGAGCCGAATACCTTTGAAATTATGGATATGTTACTGGCGAAGAAACGTGCGGAAGACCGTAAGCAATGGCTACAAAATCGCGGTGATGAAGCGGAGCTTAGTGTGTAA